The Pirellulales bacterium genome includes the window AGCAAGGATCGGCTAAATCGTGCAGAGAACATCGCTCAGGCATCGCGTAAACGTACCGCTTCTTTTTGCATAGCACATGTTGTCCATCTCTTGACGGAACTCGCTACGACATTGCGTGATGCCGGCTATTGAGCATCAGAAATATTTTGCGGGTACGAATCGTAGCACCTTGATTCCATTTGCAAAATGCACGTTCGCGAGATCAGGACAGTTCTCTCCATGCGTCTCCGCACAGGTGAGCGAAGCCGCGCACCCAGAGCATTCTTTCGCACGAAGTTCTTAACGGGATGCTCAAATGTGCCAGCGTTTCGCCGCTGGAAGCAGTCTCGTATTCCTTGCAAGTTCGAAATGATGCATTTGCACCGTGTGCGCATTAGCCGACTCCAACACCCTGGTACGACAGCGTTTGACCGTGCTAGTTGCCATATTCCTTTTTCAGCCCAACGACTGTCGCAGATTGAGTCTTGCCATTGAACGGCACCTTGTTTGCACCTGTACTAAAGTGTTGCGATTGGGTGTCAATTCGAGGTGGGATTTGCGAACATGGCAGATGAAGGAGTGCCAAGTGTTGCCAAGTTGGCAGCGGCAACGGAAGTCGTGTCAATCCACCGTCGAGCGTCATTGACTCTCCCTCATCGCTTGCGCCGTTGTTTCCGAGCTAGTCCGTACACCGTGCTGCACGACATTGAATGCGACTGCCAGGAAGGTGCAGTGACGTTGCGTGGTGAGGCGGCAAGTTTTTTCCTGAAGCAGGTTGCACAGGAATTGGCACGCAAGGTGCAAGGGGTCGAGAGAATTACGAATCGGATCGATGTCGTCGCAGCGAAGCCACATCGAAATGGACGACAAGAAGGCGACTGCTAGTTACTGACTGTGCAACGCAGCCGGCCTCCGCGAGTGACGGAGACTGGAAAAACCAAACGGGGCGGAGGAGGCATATATGCTGGTCCTCAGCCGCAAACTGGGTGAAAAGATCGTC containing:
- a CDS encoding BON domain-containing protein produces the protein MADEGVPSVAKLAAATEVVSIHRRASLTLPHRLRRCFRASPYTVLHDIECDCQEGAVTLRGEAASFFLKQVAQELARKVQGVERITNRIDVVAAKPHRNGRQEGDC